In a genomic window of Microaerobacter geothermalis:
- a CDS encoding menaquinone biosynthetic enzyme MqnA/MqnD family protein, with protein sequence MKKMRIGKIAYTNILPVFYFVHEKLRDDHIEWIPQVPAQLNQQMKMGNIDLGPISAFAYAQSIDQYLLLPDLSVSALGPVGSIFLFSKVPINELEGKTIALTNTSATSVNLLRILLQKFYQVNAHYRTMLPNLTVMMEEADASLLIGDDALKASWNNPGYRVYDLGELWYRQTGKWMTFAVWAVNKSFADREEELLNHVFEVFQYSKKQSRNRLNELLQYTIQRHGGTIEFWRNYFSGLNHDLNKEQVEGLEYYFYCAYELGLLDHPVTVNLWNPSRPKLPGSFNT encoded by the coding sequence ATGAAAAAAATGAGAATTGGCAAAATAGCTTATACAAACATCTTGCCCGTATTTTATTTTGTTCATGAAAAACTAAGGGATGATCATATTGAGTGGATTCCCCAAGTTCCTGCTCAGCTAAACCAGCAAATGAAAATGGGAAACATTGATTTGGGACCCATATCGGCATTTGCCTATGCCCAATCTATCGATCAATATTTGCTGTTACCCGATTTGTCTGTCAGCGCTTTAGGTCCTGTCGGGTCTATTTTTTTGTTTTCCAAAGTCCCAATTAATGAGCTGGAAGGGAAAACCATCGCCCTGACCAATACATCGGCCACTTCTGTCAACCTGCTAAGGATTTTGCTGCAAAAATTTTATCAAGTTAATGCCCATTACCGCACAATGCTTCCTAACTTGACAGTTATGATGGAAGAGGCGGATGCTTCCCTTTTGATTGGAGATGATGCTCTTAAGGCCTCGTGGAATAATCCTGGGTATAGGGTTTACGATTTAGGTGAGTTGTGGTATCGTCAAACAGGGAAGTGGATGACATTTGCCGTATGGGCTGTTAACAAAAGTTTTGCTGATCGGGAAGAGGAGTTATTAAATCATGTGTTTGAAGTGTTTCAATATAGTAAGAAGCAAAGTAGAAACAGGTTAAATGAATTGTTGCAATATACAATTCAGCGTCATGGTGGTACAATTGAATTTTGGAGGAATTATTTTTCCGGCTTGAATCATGATTTAAATAAGGAACAGGTGGAAGGTTTAGAGTATTATTTTTATTGTGCCTATGAATTAGGTCTATTGGATCATCCGGTAACAGTGAATTTATGGAATCCTTCCAGACCAAAACTGCCGGGATCCTTCAATACATAA
- the hepT gene encoding heptaprenyl diphosphate synthase component II gives MKLTEIYWQLKADLTILENELEKAIETDQTLLLQSSSHLLKAGGKRLRPVFVLLGGKLGNYDIHKLKHIAVPLELIHMATLVHDDVIDDADTRRGKKTVKAEWDNRIAMYTGDYIFAKSLLMATQLNHPEVHQILSKAIVEMCKGEINQIKDFNRWNQGLKDYLRRIKRKTALLIAISCKLGALVAEADPKWVRNMYLYGYHVGMAFQITDDVLDFVGTEKQLGKPAGSDLKQGNITLPALYAYWQTPENHPFRKWILSPAIEDHMADIIAFIKKAGGIEYSNQLAHRYLEKARKWVECVPDIKTRGSLIEITHFLGQRTF, from the coding sequence ATGAAATTAACGGAAATTTATTGGCAATTAAAAGCGGATTTAACCATTCTGGAAAATGAATTGGAAAAGGCAATCGAGACTGATCAAACTCTTCTTCTTCAATCTTCCAGCCATTTATTAAAGGCAGGGGGAAAAAGGTTGCGTCCAGTTTTTGTTCTTCTTGGTGGAAAACTGGGCAACTACGATATTCATAAGTTGAAACACATAGCGGTTCCCCTCGAACTGATTCATATGGCAACTCTGGTACATGATGATGTGATTGATGATGCCGATACAAGAAGAGGAAAAAAGACTGTAAAGGCAGAATGGGATAACCGGATTGCCATGTATACCGGAGACTATATATTTGCAAAATCCCTTTTGATGGCTACCCAATTGAATCATCCAGAAGTTCACCAAATTTTGTCCAAGGCGATTGTTGAAATGTGCAAGGGCGAAATAAATCAAATCAAGGATTTTAATCGATGGAATCAAGGGTTAAAGGATTACCTTCGAAGAATCAAAAGAAAAACGGCTTTGTTGATTGCGATAAGCTGTAAATTGGGTGCTCTAGTAGCTGAGGCTGATCCTAAATGGGTGAGAAATATGTATCTTTATGGATATCATGTAGGAATGGCCTTTCAAATTACAGATGATGTTTTGGATTTTGTAGGTACTGAAAAACAATTGGGCAAACCTGCGGGAAGTGATTTGAAACAGGGAAATATTACATTACCTGCGCTGTATGCATATTGGCAAACTCCAGAAAATCACCCCTTTAGGAAATGGATCCTTTCACCTGCTATTGAAGATCATATGGCAGATATTATTGCCTTTATTAAAAAAGCTGGAGGAATCGAATATTCCAATCAATTGGCCCACAGATATCTTGAAAAGGCAAGAAAGTGGGTGGAATGCGTCCCGGATATTAAAACACGAGGCTCTTTAATTGAGATTACCCATTTTTTGGGACAGCGCACCTTCTAG